The proteins below are encoded in one region of Equus caballus isolate H_3958 breed thoroughbred chromosome 16, TB-T2T, whole genome shotgun sequence:
- the RBM15B gene encoding putative RNA-binding protein 15B, whose protein sequence is MKRQSERDSSPSGRGSSSSAKRPREREREAEAGGRRAAHKASGGAKHPVPTRTRDKPRGTGGGGGGHRDGRGAGDANHRVSSGRSSGSGAGGGGRGGKASGDPGASGASPRASPLPPPPPPPGAEPAGPGSSAAAPEYKTLLISSLSPALPAEHLEDRLFHQFKRFGEISLRLSHTPELGRVAYVNFRHPQDAREARQHALARQLLLYDRPLKVEPVYLRGGGGGGGGSSRRSSSSSAAASTPPPGPPAPTDPLGYLPLHGGYQYKQRSLSPVAAPPLREPRARHAAAAFALDAAAAAAAVGLSRERALDYYGLYDDRGRPYGYPAVCEEDLMPEDDQRATRNLFIGNLDHSVSEVELRRAFEKYGIIEEVVIKRPARGQGGAYAFLKFQNLDMAHRAKVAMSGRVIGRNPIKIGYGKANPTTRLWVGGLGPNTSLAALAREFDRFGSIRTIDHVKGDSFAYIQYESLDAAQAACAKMRGFPLGGPDRRLRVDFAKAEETRYPQQYQPSPLPVHYELLPDGYTRHRNLDADLRVRDRTPPHLLYSDRDRTFLEGDWTSPSKSSDRRNSLEGYSRSVRSRSGERWGGDGDRALPKPWEERRKRRSLSSDRGRTTHSPYEERTRTKGGGQQADRGSDRTPERSRKENHSSEGTKELSSNSLSNSRHVAEERSHHHHHEVPDSSHGKKTRESERNHRTTEAEPKALEEPKHETKKLKNLSEYAQTLQLGWNGLLVLKNSCFPTSMHILEGDQGVISGLLKDHTSGSKLTQLKIAQRLRLDQPKLDEVTRRIKQGSPNGYAVLLATQATPSGPSTEGMPSVEPGLQRRLLRNLVSYLKQKQAAGVISLPVGGSKGRDSTGMLYAFPPCDFSQQYLQSALRTLGKLEEEHMVIVIVRDTA, encoded by the coding sequence ATGAAGAGGCAGAGCGAGCGAGACTCGAGCCCGAGCGGGCGCGGCTCGTCATCGTCGGCCAAGCGGCCGCGAGAGCGCGAACGGGAGGCggaggcgggcgggcggcgggcggcgcacAAGGCCTCGGGCGGCGCCAAGCACCCCGTTCCAACGCGGACCCGCGACAAACCCCGCGGTACCGGGGGCGGCGGGGGTGGGCATCGCGACGGCCGCGGCGCCGGGGACGCGAATCACCGTGTGAGCAGCGGCCGCTCCTCGGGCTCGGGCGCTGGCGGCGGGGGACGCGGCGGCAAGGCCTCGGGGGACCCGGGCGCCTCAGGTGCTTCGCCCCGCGCATCTCCTctgccgccaccgccgccgccgcccggggcCGAGCCCGCGGGTCCCGGTTCGTCAGCGGCCGCGCCCGAGTACAAGACGCTGCTCATCAGCAGCCTGAGCCCTGCGCTGCCCGCCGAGCACCTCGAGGACCGGCTTTTCCATCAGTTCAAGCGCTTCGGAGAGATCAGCCTGCGCCTGTCGCACACGCCTGAGCTGGGCCGCGTGGCCTACGTGAACTTCCGGCACCCGCAGGACGCGCGCGAGGCCCGCCAGCACGCTCTAGCCCGCCAGCTGCTGCTCTACGACCGCCCGCTCAAGGTGGAGCCCGTGTACCTgcgtggcggcggcggcggcggcggcgggagcagCCGgcgaagcagcagcagcagcgccgCCGCCTCCACGCCGCCCCCCGGGCCACCCGCACCCACCGACCCGCTGGGCTACCTGCCGCTGCACGGCGGCTACCAGTACAAGCAGCGCTCGCTGTCCCCTGTGGCCGCCCCGCCACTGCGGGAGCCCCGCGCCCGCCACGCCGCTGCAGCCTTTGCCCTCGatgccgccgctgccgccgccgccgtaGGACTATCTCGGGAGCGGGCCCTGGACTACTACGGGCTGTACGACGACCGCGGGCGTCCCTACGGCTACCCCGCCGTGTGTGAGGAGGACCTGATGCCTGAGGACGACCAGCGGGCCACGCGCAACCTCTTTATCGGGAACTTGGATCATAGTGTGTCTGAGGTGGAGCTGCGACGGGCCTTCGAGAAGTACGGCATCATTGAGGAGGTGGTCATCAAGAGACCTGCCCGTGGCCAGGGCGGGGCATATGCCTTCCTCAAGTTCCAGAACCTGGACATGGCCCACAGGGCCAAGGTGGCCATGTCGGGCCGGGTGATTGGCCGCAACCCCATTAAAATAGGTTATGGCAAGGCCAACCCCACCACTCGCCTCTGGGTGGGTGGCCTGGGACCTAACACCTCATTGGCGGCTCTGGCCCGGGAGTTTGATCGCTTTGGGAGCATTCGGACCATTGATCATGTCAAAGGAGATAGTTTTGCCTACATCCAATATGAGAGCTTGGACGCAGCCCAGGCTGCTTGTGCTAAAATGAGGGGCTTTCCCTTGGGTGGTCCAGACCGCAGACTGCGCGTGGATTTTGCCAAAGCAGAGGAGACTCGGTATCCCCAGCAGTACCAGCCCTCACCCCTTCCTGTGCATTACGAGCTTCTCCCAGATGGATATACCCGGCACCGAAACCTGGATGCGGACTTGCGGGTGCGGGATAGGACCCCCCCACACCTCTTGTACTCAGACCGAGACCGGACCTTTTTGGAAGGGGACTGGACCAGCCCCAGTAAAAGCTCTGACCGCCGAAACAGCCTGGAGGGCTACAGCCGCTCAGTGCGCAGCCGGAGTGGTGAGCGCTGGGGAGGAGATGGGGACCGGGCCTTACCCAAGCCCTGGGAGGAGAGGCGGAAGCGGAGGAGCCTTTCCAGTGACCGCGGGAGGACAACCCACTCCCCTTACGAGGAACGGACCAGGACCAAGGGTGGTGGGCAGCAGGCAGACCGAGGCTCTGACCGCACCCCTGAGCGCAGCCGCAAGGAAAACCACTCCAGTGAAGGGACCAAGGAGTTGAGCAGCAACTCCCTCAGCAACAGCAGACATGTTGCTGAGGAGCggagccaccaccaccaccatgaaGTTCCAGATTCTTCCCACGGGAAGAAGACACGAGAGAGCGAGCGCAATCATCGGACCACTGAGGCTGAGCCCAAGGCTCTTGAAGAGCCAAAACACGAGACCAAAAAGCTCAAGAATCTTTCGGAGTATGCCCAGACACTGCAGCTGGGTTGGAATGGGCTTCTAGTGTTGAAAAACAGCTGCTTCCCAACATCTATGCACATCCTAGAGGGGGATCAGGGGGTTATCAGCGGTCTCCTCAAAGACCACACTTCTGGGAGTAAGCTGACCCAGCTGAAGATTGCCCAGCGCCTTCGACTGGACCAACCCAAGCTCGACGAGGTCACACGGCGCATCAAGCAGGGGAGCCCGAATGGCTATGCGGTGCTCCTAGCCACCCAGGCAACTCCCAGTGGGCCTAGCACTGAGGGGATGCCCTCGGTGGAGCCAGGCCTACAGAGGCGGCTTCTCAGGAACCTAGTCTCCTACTTGAAACAGAAGCAGGCAGCAGGGGTGATCAGCCTGCCAGTGGGGGGGTCCAAGGGCAGAGACAGCACAGGCATGCTCTATGCCTTCCCGCCCTGTGACTTTTCACAGCAGTACCTCCAGTCAGCACTAAGGACATTGGGCAAGCTAGAAGAAGAACACATGGTGATAGTGATAGTAAGAGACACTGCCTAG
- the MANF gene encoding mesencephalic astrocyte-derived neurotrophic factor precursor: MWATHGLAVAVALSVLPGSRSLRPGDCEVCISYLGRFYQDLKNRDVTFSPASVEKELTKFCREARGKENRLCYYIGATDDAATKIINEVSKPLAHHIPVEKICEKLKKKDSQICELKYDKQIDLSTVDLKKLRVKELKKILDDWGETCKGCAEKSDYIRKINELMPKYAPKAASSRTDL; this comes from the exons ATGTGGGCCACGCACGGGCTGGCGGTGGCGGTGGCGTTGAGCGTGCTGCCGGGCAGTCGGTCGCTGCGACCCGGCGACTGCGAAG tgtgtatttcctacCTGGGAAGGTTTTACCAGGACCTCAAAAACAGAGATGTCACATTCTCACCAGCTTCTGTTGAAAAAGAACTTACAAAGTTCTGCCGTGAAGCAAGAGGCAAAGAGAATCGGTTG TGCTACTACATTGGGGCCACAGATGATGCAGCCACCAAGATCATCAATGAGGTGTCAAAGCCCCTGGCCCACCACATCCCTGTGGAGAAGATCTGTGAGAAGCTCAAGAAGAAGGACAGCCAGATCTGTGAGCTAAAGTATG acAAGCAGATCGACCTGAGCACAGTGGACCTGAAGAAGCTCCGAGTTAAAGAGCTAAAGAAGATCCTGGATGACTGGGGGGAGACGTGCAAAGGCTGTGCAGAGAAGTCTGACTACATCCGGAAGATTAATGAACTGATGCCTAAATACGCCCCTAAGGCAGCCAGTTCCCGGACTGATTTGTAG